A segment of the Desulfobacterales bacterium genome:
ATTTTCTTTATGGGGCTTGATACTATATGTTGAAAACTGCTGCTCAATGTCGTCCTAAAAGAGCCGCACCCAAATGATTTTTCCCCAAATGCCTTCAGGCATCATAAAAACAAAGCTAATCCTTGAAAAGCAGTTGCAGAAGATTGAAGATCAAATTAGGGAATCAGAATGGTTGATCCCGTTGTCTTACGGCCTTCAAGATCTCGATGCGCCTGGGCGGCCTCGCTCAGCGGGAAGCTCTGTTTCACAGCAATTTTGACGGCCCCGCTCTCAACAACGCTAAAAAGGTCGCGGGCATGTTCCAGCAAATCTTCCCGCTTTTCGGTATATGTCATTAAACTCGGACGGGTCAGGAATAGTGAACCTTTGAGTCCCAGAATGCCGATATCAATGGGCGCAACCGCGCCCGAAGACTGGCCAAAAGATACCAGGGTCCCTTTGGGTCGTAAACATTCCAGCGATTTCATAAAGGTTGACCGTCCAACGGAATCATACACAACGTCAACCCCTTTGCCGGCGGTGATTTCCCTGACCTTTTCTACAAAATCTTCCTCATTGTAATTAATGGGATGGTCGCAGCCGTTTGTCCTGACAATATCTGCCTTTTCCCAGGAACCGACCGTTCCAATGACGATGGCCCCGATATGTTTGGCCCATTGGCATACAATCGAACCGACCCCGCCGGCAGCGGCATGGATCAGGATGCGACTGCCGACGGCAACCGGGTAGCACCCCCGCAGCAAATAGCGGGCGGTCATCCCCTGAAGCATCATGGCGGCGCCTTGCCGGAAAGAAATATTTTCAGGGAGCTTGACGAGACGGTGCGCCGGAATTCGCCGCACCTCGGCATATGCGCCCGGCGGAACACCGGCATAGGCAATCCGGTCCCCAACTGCCGCTTCCGTTACACCTTCGCCGACTGCTTCAACAATACCGGCGCCTTCCAACCCCAGTATCGCCGGCAGGGCCGGCGACGGATAAAGACCGGAGCGTTGGTATACATCGATGAAATTCAGGCCCACTGCCTCATGGCGAATAAGCGCCTCTCTCGGCCCCGGTTTTCCCGGATCGTAATCTCGCCACTGCAACACTTCGGGCCCTCCATTTTTATCCATGATAATCGCTTTCGTCATGACAGCCTCCTTGTTTAATTGTTTTATGAATAGTTTCCGATGGGATTATAAAAATGCAATCCCTATAGCCTTGAGGGTAAAACGGTGGACTCCGGCGTTATCCTATTTTTTTCGCAAAGCATGCAGGCTGTGAAGCAGCCATCCAATGAGGAATCCGATTGCCAACAACAGAAACATCCATACCAGGCGGGACATCGAAACAGTCCAGAATAAAAAATGTAATTCCACCACAGCGGCATTTTGAATAATGAAAATCAGCGCCAAAGCAGCCAATATGAGGCTCAACCATAATTTAAAGTTCATTCACGGACCTCCTTGTTGGTTTCGATAATATGAATTGTAACACCGAAATCGTTCTCCGGTCCCAGAGACGGCCTGCCCCAGTCGCCATTTCAGACACACTCGCGCCGTTCAGGCTGTTTCATACATCGTTTATAACAAATAATAATCATCCTTAAAGACTATGCCACCGAAAAAATAAAAAAGGGACGGTCCGCATCGTTTCCCGATGCTCCCATCACAACGGGGTTTATAATTGACATGCCCGCCTATTTTTTATTATCATCTCCGGAATTAAGGACAAAAGACAGGAGGGTTATATGGATTTAAAAACAGTCAAAATTGAAAATCCCAATTCCTTGAATCTGATTTTGGGCCATTCCCATTTCATTAAATCAGTCGAGGACATTTACGAAGCCATGGTCAACGCGGTACCCATGCCGAATTTCGGCCTGGCCTTTTGCGAAGCTTCCGATAAATGCCTGATACGTCATACCGGTACCGATGAAGAACTGATAGAACTGGCCAAAAAAAATGCCGGCGCATTGTCCGCCGGTCACAGCTTTATTTTGTTCATGAAAGACATTTTTCCGATAAATGTTCTAAATGCCATTAAAAATGTACCGGAAGTCTGCCGCATCTTCTGTGCAACCGCGAACCCCGTTGAGGTCATTATTGCTGAAACGCAACAGGGTCGCGGAATTCTTGGGGTTATCGACGGGTACAGTTCAAAAGGGATTGAGTCCCAAACCGACATCGATTCCCGAAAGGATTTGCTCAGAAAATTTGGTTACAAGCAGTAAACCCGGCAGAGCCGCCCGCCCGCCGAAGGCTTGCGCTTTTATCTTGTACGAATGTCACTTCATACACCCTTTTTCATTCAGAACCTGAATCCGCCATTGGCTGGATGAAAGCGGTCCAAGATTCGAAGGCTCAAGGGATCACGGTCCGGAAACCCCGCGTGTTTTGTTTGTACATTAGGGGATTGAAGACCAAGATGTTAGGGTATTTCCTTTTGAGCCTTCTTTGCTTCCAGGCTTTTAATCACTTTTGCTTTCCAGCCTCCCCGCTTCATAACCCATTCGCATTTCAATTGAACTATAGACGCCTTTAGCTCTGGGGTTCCTGCCAGGAGCAGGCAGTCTTTCAGGATTATCAAATTATTTGGGCATTGCCAATTATTATATATAAAAACAATTGGTTGAATTATATAATACCTTAAATTACCGGCCTAAACACCGCGAAGGATTTCCCTACAAACATTGTAGTTTTTCATCAACAAATGAAATATAAACCCTTGTTAGCCCTTTCTGTAACGTTCAATTGTTATTTTTATTAATTGGAATACATAGTATAACTTATTATAAATACTGAAATAGTTTTTTTATCAGCCCAACTCGCGGCCCAATAGTCACAATGAGTGGCACAATACTTGCTTTAAATTAAAGCAAGAGTGAACGCTGGCGGTTGATAAACTATCAATCCGGCCGTTAATAAAAGAGTTTAATTTTGTATAACCAACGAGCTATCCAAAAATTATTTATGCCCAAACAGGCAAAACAGGAATCAGAAGCCATGTTGTTTAAACGTTCCGGCGCTGACCGTCGCTCAGAAGTTGACCGACGACAGGTTTACAGCATCGACTACTTCATCCAGGGTGGAGTCGAGCGGCGCAGCGGTTTGGAGCGCAGAAAAAACCGGAGGGAGCGCAGAAAAGGCTGGGTGCGGGTGAATGAATGGATCAGCGTGCCGGTAAAATCCTGATACAGAAAATAGTGTTTCTGGGACTACGCAAAAAAGCAGCTGAATACCGGCTGCTTTTTATTTTTTTCCTTTTTGCCCGGGGTTGTGG
Coding sequences within it:
- a CDS encoding LapA family protein, with the protein product MNFKLWLSLILAALALIFIIQNAAVVELHFLFWTVSMSRLVWMFLLLAIGFLIGWLLHSLHALRKK
- a CDS encoding quinone oxidoreductase, translating into MTKAIIMDKNGGPEVLQWRDYDPGKPGPREALIRHEAVGLNFIDVYQRSGLYPSPALPAILGLEGAGIVEAVGEGVTEAAVGDRIAYAGVPPGAYAEVRRIPAHRLVKLPENISFRQGAAMMLQGMTARYLLRGCYPVAVGSRILIHAAAGGVGSIVCQWAKHIGAIVIGTVGSWEKADIVRTNGCDHPINYNEEDFVEKVREITAGKGVDVVYDSVGRSTFMKSLECLRPKGTLVSFGQSSGAVAPIDIGILGLKGSLFLTRPSLMTYTEKREDLLEHARDLFSVVESGAVKIAVKQSFPLSEAAQAHRDLEGRKTTGSTILIP
- a CDS encoding adenosine-specific kinase, translating into MDLKTVKIENPNSLNLILGHSHFIKSVEDIYEAMVNAVPMPNFGLAFCEASDKCLIRHTGTDEELIELAKKNAGALSAGHSFILFMKDIFPINVLNAIKNVPEVCRIFCATANPVEVIIAETQQGRGILGVIDGYSSKGIESQTDIDSRKDLLRKFGYKQ